From the Jeongeupia sp. HS-3 genome, the window TCGACCCGGAGCGCCTTGGCACCGAACGCGTCGGCGACGAGGCTGCCGCTGTCGATGCCGGTGGCCCAGTTCTGCAGCAGCGATCCGCCACGGACATCGGTGATGCCGCTGTCGAAGCCGTAGAAGTACAGCAGTCCGTTGGTGAGCGAGCGCTCGAGCACCACCGGTTTGACGTAATCGAGCTGCGCCAGAATGGAAACGGGAATCCCGTTCGCCACCACGGTGTAATTGAAGCGGTACAGGCCCGACGCCGCCTGCGCGACGCTGCTGTCGGTAAACGCCGTGGCATCGCCGGGCAGCGTTTGCAGCTTCTGGCCGTCGCGCCAGATTTCGATGCTGCGGCCGGCGTCGGCAAACGAGCGCCAGCTCAGTTGCACGCTGGCGTGATCGCTGCCGGCCTTGCTGCGCAACTGCGCCACCGCCGGATCGGCGAGCAGCGGCGCGCCGTCGATGCCATGACCGGCAAGCGCCGGCTGCTTGCCGGCAAACGCCAGCACCGTCGGGGTGATGTCGGCCAGGCTGGCACGGGCGTAGAGCGCGTCAAAACTCGCCGGTACCGCATCGTTGCTGCCGAGCAGCGCATTGCCGTCGCGGTTGAGCGCGATGAAGGTCAGCGCGTTGTCCAGCGTCGGCAGGCCGTCGCCGCTGCCGGTCTTGGCCAGACCGTGCGCGGCGGTCACGACGACCAGCCAGTCTTCGCCCGGATGGGCCGCAGTACGCTGCGCCACCGCCGCTTGCAAACGCCCCAGCGCCGCGTCGAGATTGGCGAGCACATTGCGATAACCTTGCTGGAAGCCGCTGCTGGCGGCCGCATCGGCCGGCGAATGGAATTGCGCATAAATCAAATCGTAACCGTCGCGGATCCGCGCGCTGGCGCCATCGGCGACGCAGCCGTCGACATTGGCGCAATCGGTGAGGCTGTCCAGCCGGCCGGCGTTCTGCTCGCGTACCAGCAGTTGCGCCAGCGCCGACGATCCGGCCACGCCGGCGGTTTTCGCGCTGCGGCCATCCTTGAGCAGCTTGAAGACGCTGTCGGCGTGCATTGCCTGCCCCGGCGCGTCCGAGCGGACCTGATGGCGGTTGGCCCAAGTCCCGGTCAGCAAGGTGGCCCAGCCCGGGGTATCCAGCGTGGGCTGCTGCGTTTGCGTGCCGCTGACGCCACCGCTGTAGGCAGGCAGCACCTTGAGCCTGGCGAGGTTGGGCAGGCGCCCCTGGGCGATGCCTTCCTTCAGCTGCGGATAGGTCAGCCCGTCGAGCTCGACCAGCAGCACTTTCCTCGCCGTGACCGCAGGAGCCGGCGTGGGCGCTGGCGTAGGGGCCGGCGTCGGATGGCCATCGACGGGCGGCGTACTCGCGTCATCACTGCCGCCGCCGCACCCCGCCAGCACCGCGATCAATGCCAGCGCACACCCCGCATACACGTGCTTCTTCCACAACATTTGCTGCCCCCTCATTGCGCCCGCCGAGCGGTACGCGGGTGATGGCGTCGAATGACGCCAATTGCGCCCTAGCTTAGGGAGGCAGCGCGTCAGCATCATTGCCATCGCCGCAGATGGGCTGATACCGGTATTGGTAAAACGTGGACTCAGACAGGTGCGGGTTGCACATGCGCCAGAAAGGCGCGCAGCAGACGGGCGTTGCTGCGCTCCTTCAGGTGATACAGGTATTCGGACAGCTGCGGCGCGGCGGCAGAGAACGGAATCGCCCGCAGATCGGGATGCTGCGGCGCTTCCGACTGCGGCAACAGGCTGCAGCCCATTTCCCGGTGGATGGCGGCGATGATCGCTTCACGACTACCGATCACCATCATCGGCGCCGGCACGATGCCAACCGTGGCCAGCGCAGCTTCGGTGGCCTTGCGCGTCATTGACCCCTCTTCGCGCAGCAGCAGGCGCACATGCCGCAACTCGTCCAGGTCGATCGATGCGCGGCGCGCCAGCGGGTGATTGCGATGCACGACCAGCAGCAAGGCGTCCCGGGCCAGCAATACCCGGGTCAGGCGCGCATCGTCGATCGCGTGCGACGACACGGCGATATCGAGCCGATGATCGACGAGCATATCGATGATCTGCTGCGAGTTGCCAACGTCGAGCGTGATCCGCAGCTGCGGATGCGCCCGGCCGAAGGCATCGATGCACGAGAGGATGTAATGCGGCCCGGTCACACCGACGCGCAAATGGCCGACGTGCAAATCGCCGGCATTGCGCAGCGCGAAGTCGACATCGCCCAGATGGCGCATCAGCCCTTCGATCATCGGCAGCAGGCTGGCCCCGGTTTCGGTCAGATCCAGCCGGCTGCCGCGCCGGTGGAACAGCGCCACGCCATAGGCCTCCTCCAGCTGGCGAATCCGGCTGGTCACGGTCGGCTGGCTCACATTCAGCCGCTTGGCCGCGATGGTCACGCTGCCCTGGCGGGCCGCTTCGAAAAAAGAGGAAAGCAGAATCGAAAGCACGCAACGCCCCCTGTCGATCAGGGGTGCAACCTTAGGCGGGCAATGTGACAGTTTGCCCGTTGATTGCAAAATCAATCATCGCATCCCTCGCCGGACAAATAAAAAGCGCCGCTGCTGCGGCGCTTTTTGCACAAAGCGTACCGACTCAGGCTTCGGTGGTCGGCGAATCCGGGCCGTTCTTCTTCACCGACTCAATGCCGTTTTCCATCGCCGCCTTGCTGCTGTAATACTCGCTGCGGCCGATTTCCTGGTGATTGGCGGCCTTGAGAATGAAGTACGGCTCACCTTTCGAATTTTCTCGACGCTCGTAACGTTCTTCCAGTGGCGAGTTGGTTTTCACCGACTCGATCCCGTTCTCGGCGGCAGCTTTGCTTTTGTACAGTTCGCTGGTCAGAATCACCTGACCGTTACTGGCCTTGAGATTGAACATGTGCTGACCGTCTTTGGCCAGTTTGAGCTCGTATTTACCTGACATAATTGTCCTCCTGATCGAATGGGCCGAATCCCGCGACGCGGCTGCTCGTTAAAGTATGGGAAAGGAGTGCCATCATGCAACTGATGTATTTCCTGTTGGCAACAGCCATCGGCCTTGTCGTGCCCTTACAGGCTGCGATCAACAACCATCTCAGGCTGCTGATCGGCGGCAGCACCGTGCTCGCGGCGCTGCTGTCCTTCGGGGTTGGCACCATCGCGCTGACGATCGCCGCGCTCGTCACGGGCCAGCGCTGGGCCGGGCTTGCCAATCTGTCCCAGGCGAGCGCCTGGCAACTGGGCGGCGGCATTCTTGGTGCCTTCTTCGTGTTTGGCTCGACGCTGATCGCCCCCCGCATCGGCGTTGCGGCGATGATCTCGCTGATCATCGCCGGCCAGGTCTGCGCCTCGCTGCTGTTCGATCGTTTTGGCATTCTTGGCATGCCGTTACGCGCGATCGGCGGCTGGCGCTTGCTCGGCGCGCTCCTGGTCATCGTGGGCGTGGCGCTGGTCAATTTCGGCGACAAACTACCGCGCGGCTAGCCCCGCTACCGGTGTCATTTTTTCCATGCGCCGACATGAAAAACTGCCGGGCTTTCCGGACGGCGCTGCGCGATCATTCGCAGCATGAACATGTCATCCCTGTCCCGCCATCTCGGCCCTGCATTCGCCCCGCTCCTCGGGATTGCCATTGCCGCCGCGCTCGCCATCGGCCTGCTGACCGTGGTGCGCGATCATCTGCTCGCCAAGCCGGTGCTGCAGGATGCCGCGATCACGCTGAGCAACGGCCAGCTGGCTTCGGCGGCCGACTGGATCGCGGCCAATCGCGGCACGGCCTACAAGCAGGAAGCCGGCAAGCCGTGGACACTGAGCGACAATAGCTGAGCGCTTCGGCCAAGGGCCGCCGCCAACCTAGCCGGTCCGTACAGCCGCAATGAAAAAACCCGCCATCGAGGCGGGTTTTTTCATCTGGCAGCAGCGAAAATCGCTTAGCCCTGGATGCCTTCAAGCATTTTCTGCAGTTCACCCGAAGCGAACAGCTCTTTCATGATGTCCGAGCCGCCAACGAATTCACCGTTGATGTAGAGCTGCGGAATCGTCGGCCAGTTGGCGAATTCCTTGATGCCCTGACGTACTTCCGGGTCTTCGAGCACGTTCACCGCAGCGAACGAGACGCCACAGTTCTTGAGGATTTGTACCGCGCCGGCGGAGAAGCCGCACATCGGGAATTGCGGCGTGCCTTTCATGTAAAGCACAACCGGGTTGGCGGTGACGGTCTGGCGGATGGTGTCTTGTGCGCTCATGGCGGCCTCAAAAAAGTCGATCTATTTACTCGGGTAATTGTACTGGCTGGTGTGCCGCTCAAGCAAGGCGGCCGCCGCTGACGCGATCCAGCCCGGCCAGATCGGTCCACGTCTGTACCTCGACGTAGCCGGCGCCGGTCAGCAAGGCACGGCTGGCCTCGCCCTGATCGAAGCCGTGTTCGAACAGCAGCCAGCCCCCCGGCGCAAGGTGGTCTTGCGCGCCGGCGACGATCACGCGGATGTGCGCGAGGCCGTCGGCAAAATCGGTCAGGGCACCCTGCGGCTCGAAGCGCAGATCACCCTGCGCCAAATGATGATCACCGGCGACGATGTACGGCGGGTTGGAGACGATCACGTCGAATGCTTCGCCCGCCAGTGCGGCAAACCAGTCCGACGCCATCATCCGCACCTCTGCGCCCAACGCCGTGGCATTGCCGCGCGCCACGGCCAGCGCCTCGGCACTGATATCGACCGCGCTCACCGCCAGATCGGCGCGTTCCAGTTTCAGCGTGATCGGGATGCAACCCGAGCCGGTGCCCAGATCGACGAGTCGTGCGCCCTGTGCGGCGCGCGCCAGCGCCAGTTCAACCAGCAGCTCGGTTTCCGGGCGCGGGATCAGCACCGCCGGGTTCACGGCAAAATCGCGGCCGTAGAACTCGCGCGAGCCGACGAGATAAGCGACCGGTTCGCCGGCGCGGCGCCGTTCGGCCAGCGCCGTGAAGGCGGCGGCGGCGGCAGGCGCGACCTCGTCGTTGCCATGGCCGATCAGCCAGGCCCGGTTCACCTGCAGCGCGAACTGCAACAGCACGCGGGCGTCGACGGCATCGAGGCCGGATTCGGCCAGTAATTGGCGGGGTGTGGTCATTGGGCCTGTGTGATTCGAGGTGGTGCGGCATCGTCGAGCTGTACCCGCCGGACCGGCTGCGCATGGGCGCCGTGCCTGGCGATGATGGCCATGATCTCGACCAGCACCGATTGCTTGATGCGGTGAAACTCGACCCACACCGTGGTGTGGGTAAAGCAGTAGATAAAGAACTGCAGCGACGATTCACCAAAGGTGTCGAAATTGACCATCAAGGTCTGGCTCTCGTCGATCTCCGGATGGTTCTGCAGCATCTCGCGCACCTCATCGATGATTTGCGGCAGCACGGCGATGTCGTCGTAGCGCAGGCCGATGGTTTCGCGAATGCGCCGGTGGCTCATCCGTGACGGGTTTTCGACGGTGATGGTGGTAAAGGCCGAATTGGGCACGTACAGCGGTCGCTTGTCAAAGGTACGTATCGTCGTCAGCCGCCAGCCGATTTCCTCGACCATGCCTTCGATCTCGCGGTCGGGCGAGCGGATCCAGTCGCCGATGCCGAACGGCCGGTCCAGATGGATCATCAGCCCGCCGAAGAAGTTGGCGAGCAAATCCTTGGCGGCGAAACCGACCGCGATACCGCCGACCCCGCCGAAGGCGAGCACGCCGGAAATCGAAAAGCCCAGCGACTGCAATGCCACCAGCGCGGCGGTGACGATGACCGAGATCCGCAGCAAGCGGCTCACCGCCATCGCCGTGGTCGGATCGACATTGGGGCGCAAGGCCATCACCGCCTGCGCCACCCGGTCGATAAAGCCGACCAGAAACCAGCTCAGCAAGACGATCACCGCCAATGCACGCACCGGCGCCACGTACTCGAATACTTCCGATTTGGCATACGGCGCCGCCAGACCGGCGGCGACCGACAGGCCGAGCACCCAGATCAGCCAGCCCAGCGGACGCTTGGCCGCGCCGATCAGCGCATCGTCCCAGAACGTGTGCGTACGCTGCGCCAGCCGCACCGCCAATCGGGACAGCAGCGAGCGCACCAGTGCATTGATGCAGACGGTCACCAGCACGACGGCAAAGACTTCGTAAATCCACGCATCGTTGCGGTAAACGGACTGCAACCAGTCCCAGGCAGTACTCACAGACATCGGCTCTCCCTCTTGGCTCATCCGGGCAGCGGCATCGTCGGGCGCGCAGCATGACCTGAAGCAGACCCGACACTAGTCCGTGTGTTCCCGATTGCCGACTTATTACCGCGATCGCCGCCCATTGCCGGCGATCAGGTGAGGAAAATCGTCGCCAGACCGAGAAAGATAAAGAAACCCATGCTGTCGGTCACCGCCGTCAGCAATACGTTGGAGCCATAGGCCGGATCGCGACCGAGTTTTTGCATCGTGAGCGGCACCAGAATGCCGACCAGCGCCGCGACCAGCAGGTTGAGCATCATGGCCGCCATCATCACCACGCCCAGCGCCCATTGCCCGTACAAGAGATAGGCGATCAGCCCGAGCACGCTGCCCCAGACCACACCGTTGAGCAGCGCGATGCCCAGCTCCTTGACGATCATCCGGGTCGTATTGCCCGGCGTGATATGGCCGAGCGCCAGACCGCGGATGATCAGCGTGATCGTTTGCGTGCCGGTATTGCCGCCGATGCCCGAGACGATGGGCATCAGCGTCGCCAGCGCCACCAGATCGGCGATCGTGCCCTCGAACGCACCAATCACCCGGCTGGCGATAAAGGCGGTGCAGATGTTCACCGCCAGCCACGGCCAGCGGTTCTTGGTCGACTTCCAGATGCTCGAGAACAGGTCTTCGTCCTTGAGGCCGGCGAACGACAGCGACTCCGAATCCTCGCGCACCACGTCGAGCATGTCGTCGACGGTCAGCCGCGCGATCACCCGGCGGTTGGCGTCGACCACCGGCGCCGAGACCAGCGCGTAACGGTCGAACGCGTTGACCGCATCGTCAAGCCGGTTTTCCGGGCTGAAGGTGACCACATCACGCGCCATCACCGCCGCCACCTGCTGCCGGGGCGAATTCAACAGCAGGCGCTCCAGCGACAACACCCCGACCAGGGTGCGCTCGCGGTCGACGACAAAGAGCTTGTCGGTGTTCTCGGGCAGCGCGGTAAAGCGGCGCAGATAGCGCAGCACCACCGCCAGCGTGATATCGGCACGGATCGTCACCATATCGAAATCCATCGCCGAGCCGACTTCGTCGTCGCGATACGACAGCGCGCTTTGCACCTGCGCCCGCTCGGCCGGTGCCAACGCACCCATGACTTCGGACAGCACGTGCTCGGGCAGGTCGGGCGCCAGATCGGCCAGATCGTCGGCGTCGAGCGTGCCGGCGGCGGCGACGATTTCGTCGCTGTCCATGCCCTTGAGCAGCGATTCGCGTACCGCGTCGGAGACTTCCAGCAGGATCTCGCCGTCGCGCTCGGCGCGCACCAGCTCCCACACGGTGAGCCTGTCGTTGCGCGGCAGCGCTTCGAGGATCTTGGCGATATCGGCCGGGTGCAGGCGATCGAGCTTGAGCGACAGCTCGGCCAGATTCTGTTTGTGCACCAGCTGCTCGACCAGATCGTGTTTGACCATCGCCTGCTTGTGCACCATGCCTTCGATCAGCCGGTGCCGCTGCAGCAGTCGTTCGACCTGCTGCAGCGTCTCCTGAAAGTTGTCTTGTGTCTTTCGGCTAGGCATGGTCATGCGAAAGTCTTCCCCAAATCGGCGGGCCGAGTGTAGCAGATCACTACGACGCGCCTTGCGTCTGCGCTTATAATCGCGCGGTTTATATCGATCAACCCGGGGCTTTGCCATGCTGTCTGCTTTTATCCTGTCGCAAGGCCGTCTTATCCAGGTTCCGATCGAGAATGCCGCCGATCTCGCCCGCCCCGAGGTGTTCTGGGTTGATCTGGTTGACCCGTCTGATGCCGAGCGCGATCTGGTCGAATCGGTGTTCCGCTACGAGCTGCCCGAAGACGAAGACCTTGAGGACATCGAGGAGTCGGCACGCTGCTACGTCGACCACGCCGGGCTGCATCTCAACTCCTATCTGCTGCATCAGGACAGCGAAGGCGCGGCCAACGTTACCGTCTCCTTCTTGCTCAACCGCGGCCGGCTGCTGACGATGCGCCAGGAAGAGCTGGCGGTATTCCGGCTGTTCCGGTTACGCGCACGCGCACAACCGGGCTTTGTCGAAAATGCCGAGGACGTGCTGCTCGGCATCTATGCGGTCGCGGTCGAATACGACGCCGATGTACTCGAAGGCGTCTACACCAGCCTGGAAAGCGTCAGCTCCCGTGTGCTCAAGCGCAGCGATTCGCTCAACGACGAGGCGATGGCCGAAA encodes:
- a CDS encoding LysR substrate-binding domain-containing protein — encoded protein: MLSILLSSFFEAARQGSVTIAAKRLNVSQPTVTSRIRQLEEAYGVALFHRRGSRLDLTETGASLLPMIEGLMRHLGDVDFALRNAGDLHVGHLRVGVTGPHYILSCIDAFGRAHPQLRITLDVGNSQQIIDMLVDHRLDIAVSSHAIDDARLTRVLLARDALLLVVHRNHPLARRASIDLDELRHVRLLLREEGSMTRKATEAALATVGIVPAPMMVIGSREAIIAAIHREMGCSLLPQSEAPQHPDLRAIPFSAAAPQLSEYLYHLKERSNARLLRAFLAHVQPAPV
- a CDS encoding DMT family transporter, whose protein sequence is MQLMYFLLATAIGLVVPLQAAINNHLRLLIGGSTVLAALLSFGVGTIALTIAALVTGQRWAGLANLSQASAWQLGGGILGAFFVFGSTLIAPRIGVAAMISLIIAGQVCASLLFDRFGILGMPLRAIGGWRLLGALLVIVGVALVNFGDKLPRG
- the corA gene encoding magnesium/cobalt transporter CorA, with product MLSAFILSQGRLIQVPIENAADLARPEVFWVDLVDPSDAERDLVESVFRYELPEDEDLEDIEESARCYVDHAGLHLNSYLLHQDSEGAANVTVSFLLNRGRLLTMRQEELAVFRLFRLRARAQPGFVENAEDVLLGIYAVAVEYDADVLEGVYTSLESVSSRVLKRSDSLNDEAMAETVSDIAQQEDINGKVRLDLMDTRRSLSFLLRSRTLNHEQENDLREILRDLESLNNHTAFLFDKINFLMDAVMGLINLAQSKIIKIFSIAAVVFLPPTVIASTYGMNFDLMPELKWAFGYPFAIGLMILSGIAPYWFFKRKGWL
- the mgtE gene encoding magnesium transporter, translated to MTMPSRKTQDNFQETLQQVERLLQRHRLIEGMVHKQAMVKHDLVEQLVHKQNLAELSLKLDRLHPADIAKILEALPRNDRLTVWELVRAERDGEILLEVSDAVRESLLKGMDSDEIVAAAGTLDADDLADLAPDLPEHVLSEVMGALAPAERAQVQSALSYRDDEVGSAMDFDMVTIRADITLAVVLRYLRRFTALPENTDKLFVVDRERTLVGVLSLERLLLNSPRQQVAAVMARDVVTFSPENRLDDAVNAFDRYALVSAPVVDANRRVIARLTVDDMLDVVREDSESLSFAGLKDEDLFSSIWKSTKNRWPWLAVNICTAFIASRVIGAFEGTIADLVALATLMPIVSGIGGNTGTQTITLIIRGLALGHITPGNTTRMIVKELGIALLNGVVWGSVLGLIAYLLYGQWALGVVMMAAMMLNLLVAALVGILVPLTMQKLGRDPAYGSNVLLTAVTDSMGFFIFLGLATIFLT
- a CDS encoding YegP family protein, which gives rise to MSGKYELKLAKDGQHMFNLKASNGQVILTSELYKSKAAAENGIESVKTNSPLEERYERRENSKGEPYFILKAANHQEIGRSEYYSSKAAMENGIESVKKNGPDSPTTEA
- the prmC gene encoding peptide chain release factor N(5)-glutamine methyltransferase, yielding MTTPRQLLAESGLDAVDARVLLQFALQVNRAWLIGHGNDEVAPAAAAAFTALAERRRAGEPVAYLVGSREFYGRDFAVNPAVLIPRPETELLVELALARAAQGARLVDLGTGSGCIPITLKLERADLAVSAVDISAEALAVARGNATALGAEVRMMASDWFAALAGEAFDVIVSNPPYIVAGDHHLAQGDLRFEPQGALTDFADGLAHIRVIVAGAQDHLAPGGWLLFEHGFDQGEASRALLTGAGYVEVQTWTDLAGLDRVSGGRLA
- a CDS encoding LamG-like jellyroll fold domain-containing protein encodes the protein MRGQQMLWKKHVYAGCALALIAVLAGCGGGSDDASTPPVDGHPTPAPTPAPTPAPAVTARKVLLVELDGLTYPQLKEGIAQGRLPNLARLKVLPAYSGGVSGTQTQQPTLDTPGWATLLTGTWANRHQVRSDAPGQAMHADSVFKLLKDGRSAKTAGVAGSSALAQLLVREQNAGRLDSLTDCANVDGCVADGASARIRDGYDLIYAQFHSPADAAASSGFQQGYRNVLANLDAALGRLQAAVAQRTAAHPGEDWLVVVTAAHGLAKTGSGDGLPTLDNALTFIALNRDGNALLGSNDAVPASFDALYARASLADITPTVLAFAGKQPALAGHGIDGAPLLADPAVAQLRSKAGSDHASVQLSWRSFADAGRSIEIWRDGQKLQTLPGDATAFTDSSVAQAASGLYRFNYTVVANGIPVSILAQLDYVKPVVLERSLTNGLLYFYGFDSGITDVRGGSLLQNWATGIDSGSLVADAFGAKALRVDGTLADASGYSGYKLVQNGADFAGLSQFTIGFWLRTDCVMGTGNGAAIVSNKNYDSGSNPGIALGMFTGCEVRFNIGSGGVRDEIAGSRFSANQWAYLALSVDTANKKMSAYLFDPVIGEQKTENKTIANTDISKLKGLGVLGLNEDGTGQYYKRNCGTPSCATPRGKMEFNDFAVWSRTLTLTELRSIYASNRSLTTLNP
- a CDS encoding mechanosensitive ion channel family protein; this translates as MSVSTAWDWLQSVYRNDAWIYEVFAVVLVTVCINALVRSLLSRLAVRLAQRTHTFWDDALIGAAKRPLGWLIWVLGLSVAAGLAAPYAKSEVFEYVAPVRALAVIVLLSWFLVGFIDRVAQAVMALRPNVDPTTAMAVSRLLRISVIVTAALVALQSLGFSISGVLAFGGVGGIAVGFAAKDLLANFFGGLMIHLDRPFGIGDWIRSPDREIEGMVEEIGWRLTTIRTFDKRPLYVPNSAFTTITVENPSRMSHRRIRETIGLRYDDIAVLPQIIDEVREMLQNHPEIDESQTLMVNFDTFGESSLQFFIYCFTHTTVWVEFHRIKQSVLVEIMAIIARHGAHAQPVRRVQLDDAAPPRITQAQ
- the grxD gene encoding Grx4 family monothiol glutaredoxin gives rise to the protein MSAQDTIRQTVTANPVVLYMKGTPQFPMCGFSAGAVQILKNCGVSFAAVNVLEDPEVRQGIKEFANWPTIPQLYINGEFVGGSDIMKELFASGELQKMLEGIQG